The Chlamydiota bacterium genome has a window encoding:
- the rlmCD gene encoding 23S rRNA (uracil-C(5))-methyltransferase RlmCD: MQLVIETLKEGNGCGYLEDKEIHVPKALPQETIEIQEIRRKKHKRLASILRIKNKSKDRVRPKCKHFHQCAGCQFQHLKYAKQLTEKQELIQAYFPQSEVASIVPSRPFFYRNKLELSFFQDDKKHNLGFFPLFGRKVFDLKTCLLFDPWIKKAKKLVKRWWKKTGYLPYHLRKNRGTLRNITFRTAKHTKDKMVILQLNSDASFAPKRKDLDVLKKALCKIEPNMSFFIQLWTVKPKQPTRTFLWHYSGKEHLEEELHLKHKTLRFFISPTTFFQPNIQMAEQMFSTIYEWLIPYKGGVCLDLYCGIGTISLSICDLFQKVYGVELNKEAILDANVAKTLNHIQNVEFLAQDAKMFLREKREEKIDVVIIDPPRCGLDPKSRQMILEIQPKAIIYLACNPKTQKEDIEMLSSHYKIEKIQPFDQFPNTHHVENLVLMTLC, encoded by the coding sequence ATGCAACTTGTTATTGAAACGCTCAAAGAGGGAAATGGATGTGGATACCTAGAAGATAAAGAAATCCACGTTCCCAAAGCTCTTCCACAAGAAACCATTGAAATTCAAGAGATTAGGCGGAAAAAGCACAAGCGTCTTGCCAGCATTTTACGCATTAAAAATAAATCCAAAGATCGTGTGCGTCCAAAATGCAAGCATTTTCACCAGTGTGCAGGCTGTCAATTCCAACATCTCAAATATGCAAAGCAACTCACAGAAAAACAAGAACTTATCCAGGCCTATTTTCCTCAAAGCGAGGTCGCATCTATTGTGCCATCTAGGCCTTTTTTTTATCGCAATAAGTTAGAGCTATCTTTTTTTCAGGATGACAAGAAGCACAATCTTGGGTTTTTCCCGCTCTTTGGCAGAAAAGTGTTTGATCTAAAAACGTGTTTGCTTTTCGATCCATGGATCAAAAAAGCTAAAAAGCTTGTCAAACGTTGGTGGAAAAAAACGGGCTATTTACCCTACCATCTTCGAAAGAATCGAGGCACATTACGCAATATTACATTTCGTACAGCAAAACACACCAAAGATAAAATGGTGATCTTACAGCTCAATTCTGATGCTTCTTTTGCCCCTAAAAGAAAAGATCTAGACGTGCTTAAAAAAGCCCTTTGCAAAATCGAGCCAAATATGAGCTTTTTTATTCAATTGTGGACAGTCAAACCCAAACAACCCACAAGAACTTTTTTGTGGCACTACAGCGGAAAAGAGCACTTAGAAGAAGAATTGCACTTAAAGCACAAGACGCTGAGATTTTTTATCAGTCCTACCACCTTTTTCCAACCCAATATTCAGATGGCAGAACAGATGTTTTCGACCATTTATGAGTGGCTCATTCCTTACAAAGGAGGCGTGTGTTTGGATCTTTACTGCGGCATTGGGACAATTTCTTTGAGTATCTGTGATCTTTTTCAAAAGGTGTATGGCGTTGAGCTCAATAAAGAAGCCATTTTGGATGCAAATGTAGCAAAAACACTCAATCATATCCAGAATGTGGAGTTTTTGGCCCAAGATGCGAAGATGTTTTTGCGTGAAAAAAGAGAAGAAAAAATCGATGTTGTAATCATCGATCCTCCTCGATGTGGACTCGATCCTAAATCCAGACAGATGATTTTGGAAATACAGCCCAAAGCCATCATCTATTTGGCATGCAATCCAAAAACGCAAAAAGAAGATATTGAAATGCTCTCTTCTCACTACAAGATCGAAAAGATCCAACCTTTTGACCAATTTCCCAACACCCATCACGTTGAGAATTTGGTGCTTATGACTCTTTGCTAA
- the amn gene encoding AMP nucleosidase: MTESKEKQIALESLERYSGSLIEDFQKNLIITNFPFYVDYFASSRNVEIKEGSMFKVAHCPKEKVSILDFKIGSTAAALVVDLCSFVNFETSIFLGMAGGLRRRYKIGDFFVPVAGIRGEGTSNYYFPIEVPALANFLMQRAVTHILEEEKKTHHVGITYTTNKRFWEFDEEFKAKLIASRAQAKELECATLFIASYKRKFTLGALLLISDLPLNLDGIKTKESSKKVYELYTKEHVELGIKILKHAQTMLRRKSKGSYRATDSDV; the protein is encoded by the coding sequence ATGACAGAGTCTAAGGAAAAACAGATCGCGCTAGAGTCTCTAGAGCGTTATTCGGGAAGTCTGATTGAAGATTTTCAAAAGAATTTAATCATTACCAATTTTCCGTTCTATGTGGACTATTTTGCTTCGTCGCGCAATGTGGAGATCAAAGAAGGCTCGATGTTTAAAGTGGCTCACTGTCCTAAGGAAAAAGTATCCATTTTAGATTTTAAAATTGGCTCCACAGCAGCAGCTCTTGTCGTCGACCTCTGTTCTTTTGTCAATTTTGAAACGTCCATTTTTCTCGGCATGGCGGGGGGCTTACGCCGTCGCTACAAAATCGGCGATTTTTTTGTCCCAGTAGCAGGTATTCGCGGTGAGGGGACTAGCAACTACTACTTTCCGATCGAAGTGCCAGCACTTGCCAACTTTCTCATGCAACGAGCGGTCACTCACATACTCGAAGAAGAAAAAAAGACTCACCATGTGGGCATTACCTACACCACCAATAAGCGCTTTTGGGAATTTGATGAAGAGTTTAAAGCCAAACTGATCGCAAGCCGCGCCCAAGCAAAAGAGCTCGAATGCGCTACACTCTTTATAGCAAGCTACAAGCGCAAATTTACCCTAGGTGCTCTGCTTTTAATATCCGATCTCCCTTTAAATCTCGATGGGATCAAAACCAAAGAGAGCTCAAAAAAAGTGTATGAACTTTACACCAAAGAGCATGTAGAATTGGGAATCAAAATTTTAAAACACGCCCAAACCATGCTCAGGCGCAAATCTAAAGGCTCATACAGAGCCACAGATTCTGATGTCTAA
- the hctA gene encoding Histone H1-like protein HC1 encodes MALAETIKRMEELLYKIFSDLKKALRGNRSASQRIRTNTIKLAKSSKTYRKESVVEEKKSKGKKKKGKSMKKKATKKPAAKKRKTTRRKKAAKCAVCKPAKKRKTAKRKPAKRKVAKKAAAPKKRKTAKRKPAKRKVAKKAAAPKRRRRRKTAARK; translated from the coding sequence ATGGCTTTAGCTGAAACCATTAAGCGTATGGAGGAGCTATTGTACAAAATTTTTTCAGACCTGAAGAAGGCACTGAGAGGAAATAGATCAGCTTCTCAAAGAATTAGAACAAATACAATCAAGCTTGCTAAATCTTCAAAGACTTATAGAAAAGAGTCTGTTGTAGAGGAAAAAAAATCCAAAGGCAAGAAAAAGAAGGGGAAAAGTATGAAAAAGAAAGCAACAAAAAAACCAGCAGCTAAGAAAAGAAAGACAACACGTCGCAAAAAAGCTGCAAAATGCGCAGTATGCAAACCTGCAAAAAAGCGTAAAACAGCAAAAAGAAAACCTGCAAAGCGTAAAGTTGCAAAAAAAGCAGCTGCACCAAAAAAACGCAAAACAGCAAAAAGAAAACCTGCAAAGCGTAAAGTTGCAAAAAAAGCAGCTGCACCAAAACGCAGAAGAAGAAGAAAAACAGCTGCTCGTAAGTAA
- the htpG gene encoding Chaperone protein HtpG translates to MSTGQLNIQAENILPIIKRWLYTEKDIFVRELVSNACDAMKKLEMLAQDGKCEIDPSTFKIEIKIDKENNTLQIIDNGIGMTKDEIQKYIANIAFSGAEEFMKKYASKKEEDQIIGHFGLGFYSAYMVAKNVSIDSLSYKKKSKAALWTCDGSVDYILDLGKRKERGTTITLYLEDKAKEYLDETKLIRILKQYCLFLPYPLYLNETHINEKAPLWLKPKNKIKQEEYLDFYKQLYPMEQDPILWVHLNVDFPFHLKGILYFPKLKKDFEYNKNTLKLFCNRVFVSDNCKDLLPDFLMILKGAIDSPDIPLNVSRSYLQMDSQVRQISGHISKKIADELTKLYKKDHQRFTDNWKDFELILKMGAMQDDKFFKRTKELFIWKTTHDKWVSLSELEAQETIYYTSEETNHDLIELYKEKEIDVLLAHPFLDPHFFGFLEKNTKLKFKRIDSELDDKLIDSEKEDTLLDDKGHTLGAKIEKLITKTLDEKELTVQAKSLAKDEILGFVQIEEGSRRFRDMMQYSNPDMPAFPQPKTFIVNTNHALIKNLLNFDTKNASLTKELVQVLYEQCLLNQKELDPKAFSNFLTKTQTLISELCQKLV, encoded by the coding sequence ATGAGTACAGGACAACTAAATATCCAAGCAGAAAATATTTTACCCATCATCAAGCGTTGGCTCTATACAGAAAAAGATATTTTTGTACGTGAGCTCGTTTCTAACGCGTGCGATGCAATGAAGAAATTAGAAATGCTTGCGCAAGACGGAAAATGTGAGATCGATCCTTCCACGTTTAAAATTGAGATCAAAATCGATAAGGAAAATAACACATTGCAAATCATCGACAATGGCATTGGCATGACAAAAGATGAAATCCAAAAATACATTGCCAATATTGCCTTTTCTGGCGCAGAAGAATTTATGAAAAAGTATGCATCTAAAAAAGAAGAAGACCAAATCATTGGCCATTTTGGACTTGGATTTTATTCTGCATATATGGTGGCAAAAAATGTCTCTATCGATTCGCTTTCCTACAAAAAGAAGAGCAAAGCCGCTCTTTGGACATGCGATGGCTCTGTCGATTATATACTGGATTTGGGTAAGCGCAAAGAAAGAGGCACCACCATCACGCTCTATCTGGAAGACAAAGCAAAAGAATACTTGGATGAAACCAAACTCATTCGCATTTTAAAGCAGTATTGTCTGTTTTTGCCCTACCCTCTTTATCTCAATGAAACCCACATCAATGAAAAAGCTCCGCTTTGGTTAAAGCCAAAAAATAAGATTAAACAAGAAGAATATCTCGATTTTTACAAACAGCTCTATCCCATGGAACAAGATCCTATCCTTTGGGTCCATCTCAATGTCGATTTCCCCTTCCACCTCAAAGGCATTTTATATTTTCCCAAGCTGAAAAAAGATTTTGAATACAACAAAAACACGCTGAAGCTTTTTTGCAACCGCGTTTTTGTGTCTGATAATTGTAAAGACCTGCTTCCCGACTTTCTCATGATTTTAAAAGGCGCGATTGACTCTCCAGATATCCCGCTTAACGTCTCTCGTTCTTATTTGCAAATGGATAGTCAAGTGAGACAAATCAGTGGTCATATTTCCAAAAAAATCGCAGATGAGCTTACCAAGCTATATAAAAAAGACCATCAAAGATTTACGGACAATTGGAAGGATTTTGAGCTGATTTTAAAAATGGGCGCTATGCAGGACGACAAGTTCTTCAAGCGCACAAAAGAGCTCTTTATTTGGAAAACAACGCACGACAAGTGGGTCTCACTAAGCGAGCTCGAAGCCCAAGAGACCATCTATTACACAAGCGAAGAGACCAATCATGATTTAATCGAGTTGTACAAGGAAAAAGAGATCGACGTGCTGCTGGCCCATCCTTTTCTAGACCCTCACTTTTTTGGCTTTTTGGAAAAAAACACCAAGCTCAAATTCAAACGGATTGATAGTGAGCTCGATGACAAGCTCATCGATAGTGAAAAAGAAGACACTCTACTTGATGACAAAGGTCACACTTTGGGTGCAAAAATCGAAAAACTCATCACAAAAACATTGGATGAAAAAGAGTTGACAGTTCAAGCAAAGAGCCTTGCCAAGGATGAGATTTTAGGTTTTGTGCAAATCGAAGAGGGCTCAAGGCGCTTTCGCGATATGATGCAATATTCTAATCCCGATATGCCCGCATTTCCTCAGCCCAAAACATTCATTGTCAACACCAACCACGCTTTAATCAAGAACCTACTCAATTTTGATACTAAAAATGCTTCTCTCACAAAAGAGCTTGTGCAAGTGCTTTATGAACAATGCTTACTCAACCAAAAAGAACTCGACCCGAAGGCATTTTCCAACTTTTTAACAAAAACCCAAACACTTATTTCAGAACTTTGTCAAAAATTAGTCTGA
- the epmA gene encoding Elongation factor P--(R)-beta-lysine ligase, whose amino-acid sequence MSLESNILFLRSTMLEAVRTFFYQRQCFEVDVSILKPFADIDTYIEPICVGKQFLHTSPEYEMKKLLAKYKKDIFYLGHVFRKEEEGKKHKTEFTMIEWYRIGFSFEAMIQEILALIQLFTKEKHVNLLTYKQVFEMFVKIDPFTVTKQELLKKLHTFSIEKSETLTKDDLLNLCFSFLIEPKLSDITIVYDYPATQAALSQIEGNIAKRFEIFVDQFEIANGYKELLDPKEQKKRFLGYKKSYALDEAFLDALSNIPECCGVAVGFDRLMMLLAHANHIQDIYP is encoded by the coding sequence ATGTCTCTAGAGTCTAATATTCTTTTTTTAAGAAGCACAATGCTAGAAGCTGTGCGCACATTTTTTTATCAGCGTCAATGTTTTGAAGTCGATGTGTCTATCTTAAAACCTTTTGCTGATATTGACACCTATATCGAACCGATCTGTGTGGGAAAACAGTTTTTGCACACTTCTCCAGAATATGAGATGAAAAAACTGCTTGCTAAATACAAAAAAGACATCTTTTATTTAGGACACGTCTTTCGAAAAGAAGAAGAAGGGAAAAAACACAAAACGGAATTTACCATGATCGAATGGTACCGCATTGGCTTTTCTTTTGAAGCGATGATCCAAGAAATACTCGCACTCATTCAATTGTTTACAAAAGAAAAGCATGTGAATTTGTTGACGTACAAACAGGTGTTTGAAATGTTTGTGAAAATTGATCCTTTTACAGTCACAAAACAAGAATTGCTGAAAAAGTTGCATACTTTTTCCATTGAAAAAAGTGAAACTTTGACAAAAGACGATCTACTCAATTTATGTTTTTCGTTTCTTATCGAGCCAAAATTGAGTGATATCACCATTGTGTATGATTATCCAGCAACACAAGCGGCACTCAGTCAAATTGAAGGGAATATCGCCAAGCGTTTTGAGATTTTTGTCGATCAGTTTGAAATTGCCAATGGATATAAAGAATTGCTCGATCCTAAAGAACAAAAAAAACGTTTTCTTGGATATAAAAAATCCTATGCGCTCGATGAGGCATTTTTGGATGCTCTTTCTAACATTCCTGAATGCTGCGGTGTGGCTGTTGGCTTTGATCGCTTGATGATGCTTTTGGCACATGCTAACCACATCCAAGATATCTATCCATAA
- the efp_1 gene encoding Elongation factor P, with the protein MSVSTNNLKQGMKVEIDRDPYNIVGLEFVKPGKGQAFTRVKMRNLVNKRVVEKTYKSNEKLQLADVQETKMRLLYTDEHDATFMDDQTFEQVTIPLSDLDDKKIWLLEDVLYDIVFYKGQAIDLIPPTFMELKVTDTAPGVRGDTASGRVVKDAILQTGAKIQIPIFIEQDEVIKVDTRTGSYVSRV; encoded by the coding sequence GTGTCCGTATCAACAAATAATTTGAAACAAGGAATGAAAGTCGAGATCGATCGAGACCCTTACAATATTGTCGGTTTAGAATTCGTTAAACCTGGAAAAGGTCAAGCTTTTACGCGCGTAAAGATGCGAAATTTGGTGAATAAGCGTGTTGTGGAAAAAACCTATAAATCTAATGAAAAGCTGCAACTGGCGGATGTGCAGGAAACAAAAATGCGTCTACTTTATACCGACGAACATGATGCCACATTCATGGATGATCAGACGTTTGAACAAGTGACTATTCCTTTGAGCGATTTGGATGACAAAAAAATTTGGCTTTTAGAAGACGTGCTCTACGACATCGTCTTTTACAAAGGACAGGCTATTGATCTTATTCCTCCCACTTTCATGGAACTCAAAGTCACCGATACGGCACCTGGTGTGCGTGGAGATACAGCCTCTGGACGCGTGGTGAAAGATGCTATTTTGCAAACAGGGGCAAAAATCCAAATTCCGATCTTTATCGAGCAAGATGAAGTGATCAAAGTCGATACACGCACAGGAAGTTATGTCTCTAGAGTCTAA
- the cpdA_1 gene encoding 3',5'-cyclic adenosine monophosphate phosphodiesterase CpdA, with translation MSKISLIFLLFSCAFGDILFLTANESLENTIIIQILSKKSKAKTVAIENAVQTLLPKPLKDTNYYLFTYFVHNLRPNTRYTFNVDKKPFSFHTPNPEAFRFAVAGDSENNDTTKHFLKLIAHQNPAFFIMGGDIAYPNTHFFFFLPYKLIQWLETYSQTMIKDNGDLIPILGVIGNHDVKGEYDKTPKEAEVFYTLFFPKIQRSYYAFTIGSAYFLMLDTGHTQKIDAKQLEWLSSHLFNNTHFPTFIFQHVANYPSNRFFNSRSTRLRKLWTPIFDKSNVTAVFEHHDHAMKRTYPIHNQKVHKNGIVYFGDGCLGVTPRRAKSRWYIEKGWKKNGFWLVDVTPNGYKATAIGKKSVLDRYELTLRDKSNLRTGCKRQSTTSYSSLNSLGVELHRNPCILPFSLFP, from the coding sequence TTGTCAAAAATTAGTCTGATTTTTCTTCTTTTTTCTTGTGCTTTTGGAGATATTCTCTTTTTAACAGCCAATGAAAGCTTAGAAAACACGATCATTATCCAAATCCTTTCCAAAAAATCCAAAGCAAAAACCGTCGCCATTGAAAATGCCGTACAAACGCTACTTCCTAAACCTCTCAAAGATACCAACTACTATCTTTTTACCTATTTCGTGCACAACTTAAGACCCAACACGCGCTATACGTTTAACGTGGATAAAAAACCGTTTTCTTTTCACACGCCCAATCCTGAAGCTTTTCGTTTTGCTGTTGCAGGAGATAGTGAAAACAATGACACAACAAAACACTTTCTCAAACTCATCGCACACCAAAATCCCGCCTTTTTCATCATGGGCGGAGATATTGCCTACCCCAATACGCATTTCTTTTTTTTCCTCCCCTACAAACTCATCCAATGGCTAGAAACTTATAGCCAAACCATGATCAAAGACAATGGCGATTTGATTCCAATTCTTGGTGTGATTGGAAACCATGATGTCAAAGGAGAATATGACAAAACCCCTAAAGAAGCAGAAGTTTTCTACACCCTATTTTTTCCAAAAATACAACGTTCTTACTATGCTTTTACCATCGGAAGCGCCTATTTTTTAATGCTTGATACGGGACATACGCAAAAAATCGATGCAAAACAGCTCGAATGGCTCTCTTCTCATTTATTTAACAACACGCATTTTCCCACCTTCATCTTTCAGCATGTGGCCAATTACCCCTCCAATCGTTTTTTCAATTCAAGATCGACACGATTGCGCAAACTTTGGACACCGATTTTTGACAAAAGCAATGTCACAGCGGTATTTGAACACCACGACCACGCAATGAAACGCACGTATCCCATCCACAACCAAAAGGTGCATAAAAACGGTATTGTCTATTTTGGAGATGGCTGTTTAGGCGTGACTCCAAGGCGTGCCAAAAGCAGGTGGTATATTGAAAAAGGATGGAAAAAAAATGGCTTTTGGCTAGTGGATGTCACGCCCAATGGTTACAAAGCTACAGCTATTGGCAAAAAAAGCGTACTCGACCGTTATGAACTGACCTTACGCGATAAATCCAACCTAAGGACAGGCTGCAAAAGACAATCTACTACGTCTTACTCTTCACTCAACTCTCTTGGAGTTGAGCTTCATCGCAATCCTTGTATTTTGCCTTTTTCGCTCTTCCCCTAA
- the fic gene encoding Adenosine monophosphate-protein transferase SoFic: MKWNWQLPNWPKFIYDPHLIVDLEKRFLQEIGGAAAVLKHLESEKRRQFFVEILCEEGLNSAEIEGEILERESLQSSIQRYFGLGTKSARIPAREKQVGDLLWMVYDTYAEPLTHEMLYSWHQVLMSGVSTISDIGKYRTHQAPMQIVSNKYHQQTVFFEAPPSKNLGVEMEKFIQWFNDSDNNGSILGKAAIVHIYFESIHPFEDGNGRIGRALVEKFLSQSLKRPTLIAISQTLNEKKKEYYSYLADCNHKLKVDNFVKYFSNVIVRAQKNSLRFIHFLMSKTHIMERLKGNINSRQENVLLRMFAEGVRGFKGGLSAENYIAITKTSKATATRDLTDLVEKGVLRKTGRLRHTRYWLNIET, from the coding sequence ATGAAATGGAATTGGCAATTGCCTAATTGGCCAAAGTTTATCTACGACCCTCATTTGATTGTAGATTTAGAGAAGCGATTTCTTCAAGAAATAGGAGGAGCTGCGGCTGTTTTAAAACATTTAGAAAGCGAAAAACGTCGTCAATTTTTCGTAGAAATTCTCTGTGAAGAGGGATTGAATAGTGCGGAAATTGAGGGAGAAATTCTAGAGCGTGAAAGTTTGCAATCTTCCATTCAAAGATATTTTGGCCTTGGTACAAAGAGTGCAAGGATTCCAGCAAGAGAAAAACAAGTTGGAGATTTGCTTTGGATGGTCTATGACACATATGCAGAACCATTGACTCATGAAATGCTATATAGTTGGCATCAAGTATTGATGAGTGGTGTTTCCACTATTTCTGATATAGGAAAATATAGGACACACCAAGCGCCCATGCAGATTGTTTCGAATAAATATCATCAGCAAACGGTATTTTTTGAAGCTCCCCCCTCCAAGAATCTTGGAGTCGAAATGGAAAAGTTTATCCAATGGTTTAATGATTCTGATAACAACGGATCGATTTTAGGAAAAGCAGCGATCGTGCACATCTATTTTGAAAGTATTCATCCTTTTGAAGATGGCAACGGCCGTATTGGGAGAGCTCTTGTGGAAAAATTCCTTTCACAAAGTCTTAAAAGACCCACCCTGATCGCCATTTCTCAAACGCTTAATGAAAAGAAAAAAGAGTACTATTCTTATCTCGCGGATTGTAATCATAAATTAAAAGTAGATAACTTTGTAAAATATTTTTCCAATGTAATTGTCCGAGCACAAAAAAATTCTCTTCGTTTCATCCACTTTCTAATGAGTAAAACCCATATTATGGAACGTTTGAAAGGAAACATAAACAGCAGGCAAGAAAACGTGTTGCTTAGAATGTTTGCTGAAGGAGTGCGTGGTTTTAAAGGGGGACTGAGCGCTGAAAATTACATTGCCATAACAAAAACATCCAAAGCGACAGCGACGCGTGATTTAACTGATTTAGTGGAAAAAGGTGTTCTAAGAAAAACAGGACGATTGCGCCATACGCGTTATTGGCTAAATATTGAAACATAA
- the smc_2 gene encoding Chromosome partition protein Smc, producing MSFRVSRLTQQQVYYEGQDPQSARSQITKKTDQITKAFIESDTFQKLAHAQGFNPEKLTPDFDICFERNAILFRVEEQAYKLSPMAEDAEYCQQVCNQIFAVLEPPPRAPEMYSAHPIQAQLEETRRAEEQARRDLEQANRAMDQTQDKFAELMRRNAALQSEARRTPELEEEIVTLRNQMEEQKSATQRQEIVVAALGQQNEELGIALEKAVAAAQIHEEKAIDLQHQLDELREAKQTDAKRAQELEETIGQALGKLGVQVKPGADLIQALRELADQKTLEHLQLQKEIQALRSQIIEEKSAFAIQAQALTEEKDALQEKLDTLTSTLESAREKVTDKADELRRVQNEHQEFEKAKKTLDVKLEAHQRSIDDLTSQNHHLEEQASQLSERSVAIEAELEVSKAGNARLEREKHEIEVLLSSLSERITSQSTTIEEQERKLLDQSAELQNLKEQLAQYRSQIEQLTEEAGAARKALATQTKKMTRDMNTLAGTKGHDYEFAKAQVKGHIENIEKRIGELIRENKRLQERVAVQDRFLREAQIREEEQTGIISTQEQKIHSLESRLAELEAKNLVLEYDNRQLRELAGTREQEILRLREIAETPLTLDDAQMTHSLAQLVLTSPELKRMLAETYPAYNALHGITVTFDTKRQLVLKGLDPRQQSHRLVIGTTGFSQFVRNHSTTKGKGAIGESTQANRDGLERAKAAIKKELLLIHHDFTYSFIQAMQEFSKHMPKSPSAELTEAQQIAIRLYNKWAQDVLPHTQENKDLCLLALHHFHRFLFPHITDPRTTQNLLQACQNNPVLTDRQKQKHVKNIQRELSGMFFAATKLLAAEKLIDYGRDIPEVRSEPQIRDTNKNLHALFAELSRVAS from the coding sequence ATGTCTTTTAGGGTCAGTCGATTAACTCAGCAGCAAGTGTATTATGAAGGACAAGATCCACAATCAGCTCGCAGCCAAATCACCAAAAAAACAGATCAAATCACCAAAGCCTTCATTGAATCGGATACATTCCAAAAACTTGCTCACGCACAAGGTTTTAATCCTGAAAAACTAACACCCGACTTTGATATCTGTTTTGAAAGAAATGCTATTCTTTTCAGAGTTGAAGAACAGGCTTATAAACTTTCACCAATGGCTGAAGATGCAGAATATTGCCAGCAAGTCTGCAATCAAATCTTTGCTGTTTTAGAACCACCTCCAAGAGCGCCAGAAATGTATTCTGCTCATCCTATCCAAGCACAATTAGAAGAAACAAGACGAGCAGAAGAGCAAGCAAGAAGGGATTTAGAACAAGCAAACAGAGCCATGGATCAAACACAAGATAAATTTGCAGAATTGATGAGAAGAAATGCTGCTTTGCAAAGCGAAGCAAGAAGAACTCCTGAATTAGAAGAAGAAATAGTAACACTTCGAAACCAAATGGAAGAACAAAAAAGCGCAACTCAAAGACAAGAAATTGTCGTTGCTGCATTGGGTCAGCAAAATGAGGAACTAGGAATTGCATTAGAAAAAGCTGTTGCAGCTGCTCAAATTCACGAAGAAAAAGCAATTGATCTACAACATCAGCTAGATGAATTACGAGAAGCAAAACAAACAGATGCAAAAAGAGCTCAAGAATTAGAAGAAACGATTGGACAAGCTCTTGGAAAATTGGGAGTTCAAGTAAAACCTGGAGCTGATCTTATCCAAGCCCTTCGAGAGTTAGCAGATCAAAAAACACTCGAACACTTACAACTCCAAAAAGAAATTCAAGCACTTAGATCTCAAATAATCGAAGAAAAAAGCGCATTTGCAATCCAAGCCCAAGCACTTACAGAAGAAAAAGACGCCTTGCAAGAAAAATTAGACACATTAACATCCACATTGGAAAGTGCACGGGAAAAAGTCACAGATAAAGCAGATGAACTTAGACGCGTCCAAAACGAGCATCAAGAATTCGAAAAAGCGAAAAAAACTTTAGATGTAAAGCTCGAAGCCCATCAAAGAAGCATTGACGACCTTACTTCACAAAATCATCATCTAGAAGAACAAGCTTCTCAGCTTTCTGAAAGATCGGTAGCCATTGAAGCCGAATTGGAAGTCTCTAAAGCAGGAAATGCTCGACTAGAAAGAGAAAAACACGAGATTGAAGTGCTACTATCCTCTCTTAGTGAACGGATCACATCTCAATCTACAACCATTGAAGAACAAGAGCGAAAACTCTTAGATCAATCTGCTGAATTGCAAAATTTGAAAGAACAATTAGCACAATATCGATCCCAAATCGAACAACTCACAGAAGAAGCAGGCGCTGCAAGAAAAGCACTTGCCACCCAAACAAAAAAAATGACACGGGATATGAATACTCTTGCAGGAACTAAAGGTCATGATTATGAATTCGCCAAAGCACAAGTTAAAGGTCATATTGAAAATATCGAAAAAAGAATCGGTGAACTCATAAGAGAAAATAAGCGCTTACAAGAACGCGTCGCTGTACAAGACAGATTTCTTAGAGAAGCTCAAATAAGAGAAGAGGAGCAAACAGGCATTATTAGCACTCAAGAACAAAAAATCCACTCTCTTGAAAGCCGACTTGCCGAGTTAGAGGCAAAAAATCTAGTACTAGAATATGACAATAGGCAACTTAGAGAACTTGCGGGTACACGAGAACAAGAAATCTTAAGACTAAGAGAAATTGCCGAAACTCCCCTTACATTAGATGATGCTCAAATGACACACTCTTTAGCCCAACTTGTTCTCACATCACCTGAATTAAAAAGAATGCTTGCAGAAACTTATCCCGCTTATAATGCATTGCACGGTATTACCGTGACTTTCGACACAAAAAGACAGCTTGTCTTAAAAGGTTTAGATCCAAGACAACAGAGTCATCGATTGGTTATTGGAACCACAGGTTTTTCTCAGTTTGTAAGAAATCATTCCACCACTAAAGGTAAAGGTGCTATTGGAGAATCTACTCAAGCAAATAGAGATGGCCTCGAAAGAGCCAAAGCGGCTATCAAAAAAGAATTGCTCCTTATTCATCACGATTTTACCTATAGCTTCATACAAGCGATGCAAGAATTTTCCAAACATATGCCAAAGTCTCCATCTGCAGAACTTACAGAGGCTCAACAAATTGCAATTCGTCTATATAACAAATGGGCACAAGATGTATTGCCACACACGCAAGAAAACAAAGATTTGTGCCTTCTAGCACTTCATCATTTCCACAGGTTTTTATTTCCTCATATTACAGATCCACGCACTACTCAAAACCTTTTACAAGCATGCCAAAATAATCCCGTTCTTACAGATCGCCAAAAACAAAAGCATGTTAAAAATATTCAAAGGGAATTATCAGGCATGTTTTTTGCCGCAACCAAGCTACTTGCAGCAGAAAAACTCATCGATTATGGAAGAGATATCCCTGAAGTTCGATCCGAGCCTCAAATAAGAGACACTAACAAAAATTTGCACGCTCTTTTTGCTGAACTCAGCCGAGTGGCCAGTTAA